Proteins from a genomic interval of Bradyrhizobium sp. CCBAU 53340:
- a CDS encoding helix-turn-helix domain-containing protein, whose product MESLITAAARALEAGDPLGALNRVALRNDAPSLALRGIAMAQLGDLAKAKALLRSAARAFGPREAVARARCVVAEAEIALVLRDLNWPVKALAAARATLEKHGDLANAAHAGHIEARRLLLLGRIDEAERTLAELAASPLPPASQVVRELIVAGIAIRRVRTKDARDALARAAKAARLAKIPTLLAEVDSANLILNTPAARLIVRGDEHPLLLGEVERLATSTALVVDTFHHVVRRQGTAVSLGTRPVLFALARTLAQAWPADVSREILIAGAFRAKHADESHRARLRVEIGRLRTHLKPLADISATKQGFVLAPRKTRDVLVLARPVEEKHATVLAFLSDGEPWSSSALALALGTSPRTVQRALDELARSNKVQSFGHGRARRWMTPPVPGFPTGLLLPGLPLKT is encoded by the coding sequence ATGGAGTCGCTGATCACGGCCGCCGCCCGCGCGCTCGAAGCCGGCGATCCGCTCGGCGCCCTGAACCGCGTCGCGCTGCGCAACGATGCGCCGTCGCTGGCGCTACGCGGCATCGCGATGGCGCAGCTCGGCGATCTCGCCAAGGCCAAGGCACTGCTGCGAAGCGCCGCCCGCGCCTTCGGTCCGAGGGAAGCCGTCGCGCGCGCAAGGTGCGTGGTGGCCGAGGCCGAGATCGCGCTGGTCTTGCGCGATCTGAACTGGCCCGTGAAGGCGCTCGCGGCGGCGCGCGCGACGCTCGAGAAGCACGGCGATCTCGCCAATGCCGCCCATGCGGGTCACATCGAGGCGCGGCGCCTTCTCCTCCTCGGCCGCATCGACGAGGCCGAACGCACATTGGCCGAGCTTGCCGCCAGCCCGCTTCCGCCTGCTTCACAGGTCGTCCGCGAACTCATCGTCGCCGGCATCGCCATCAGGCGGGTCAGAACGAAGGATGCGCGCGACGCGCTCGCGCGCGCGGCGAAGGCAGCCCGGCTGGCGAAAATCCCGACGCTCCTCGCCGAGGTCGACAGCGCGAACCTCATTCTGAACACGCCGGCCGCGCGCCTGATCGTGCGCGGCGACGAGCACCCCTTGTTGCTCGGCGAGGTCGAGCGCCTCGCGACCTCGACGGCACTCGTCGTCGACACCTTTCATCACGTCGTGCGCAGGCAGGGCACGGCCGTATCGCTGGGAACGCGGCCGGTGCTGTTCGCGCTCGCCCGCACTCTGGCGCAAGCCTGGCCTGCGGATGTGTCGCGAGAGATCTTGATCGCCGGCGCGTTCCGCGCGAAGCACGCCGATGAATCGCACCGCGCGCGGCTGCGGGTCGAGATCGGGCGGCTCCGCACCCACCTCAAGCCGCTCGCCGACATCAGCGCGACGAAGCAGGGTTTCGTGCTGGCGCCGCGGAAGACGCGCGATGTCCTCGTGCTGGCGCGGCCGGTCGAGGAGAAGCACGCCACTGTCCTCGCCTTCCTGTCCGATGGCGAGCCGTGGTCGAGCTCGGCGCTTGCGCTGGCGCTGGGAACGAGCCCGCGCACGGTGCAACGGGCGCTCGACGAGCTGGCGCGATCGAACAAGGTGCAATCGTTCGGGCACGGCCGCGCGCGGCGCTGGATGACCCCGCCAGTCCCCGGTTTCCCGACAGGCTTGTTACTCCCCGGATTGCCCCTGAAGACGTAA
- a CDS encoding thioredoxin family protein: MTSAGKAATNGQTAMQTPPVVSPQEWEAARQQLLVKEKAHTRARDALAAERRRMPWMEVTKAYAFETPSGKASLLDLFQGRHQLILYRAFFEPGVFGWPDHACRGCSMVADQVAHVSHLNARDTTLVFASRAPQADIARLKARMGWNIPWVTITDSFDADFGVDEWHGTNVFFRDGTRIFRTYLIKSRGDEQMGGTWNYLDITPLGRQEVWEDSPKGYPQTPTYKWWNWHDSYEAGAEPDKKWVEITDAGEIALRAPGAQ; the protein is encoded by the coding sequence ATGACATCAGCAGGCAAAGCAGCGACTAACGGACAGACCGCCATGCAGACACCGCCGGTCGTGTCGCCGCAGGAGTGGGAGGCAGCCCGACAGCAACTGCTGGTGAAGGAGAAGGCACACACCCGCGCCCGCGACGCACTCGCCGCCGAACGCCGGCGCATGCCGTGGATGGAGGTGACCAAAGCCTACGCATTCGAGACGCCCTCAGGCAAGGCCAGTCTGCTCGATCTGTTCCAGGGCCGGCACCAGCTGATCCTGTATCGGGCCTTCTTCGAGCCGGGCGTGTTCGGCTGGCCCGACCATGCCTGCCGCGGCTGCTCCATGGTGGCTGACCAGGTCGCCCATGTCTCCCACCTGAACGCCCGTGACACCACGCTGGTGTTCGCCTCGCGCGCCCCGCAGGCCGACATCGCAAGGCTGAAGGCGCGGATGGGCTGGAACATCCCCTGGGTCACCATCACCGACAGCTTTGATGCCGATTTCGGCGTCGACGAGTGGCACGGCACCAACGTGTTCTTCCGCGACGGGACGCGCATCTTCCGCACCTATCTGATCAAGAGCCGCGGCGACGAGCAGATGGGCGGCACCTGGAACTATCTCGACATCACCCCGCTCGGCCGGCAAGAAGTCTGGGAGGATTCGCCGAAAGGTTATCCGCAGACGCCGACCTACAAATGGTGGAACTGGCACGACAGCTACGAGGCGGGTGCGGAGCCCGACAAGAAGTGGGTCGAGATCACGGACGCTGGTGAGATCGCGCTCCGTGCTCCGGGCGCGCAATGA
- a CDS encoding GNAT family N-acetyltransferase: protein MIRLLTPADAALYRAIRLEALSAHPEAFASTFAREQDKPLAWFEERLTTSDVFGAFIDGEIVGVAGFRRQDGPQTLHKADLWGMYVRHQAGRAGVGRRLVDTIVAHAAKHVEKLQLSVMSKNEAALRLYRAAGFVEYSREVKAFKQNGRYFDEVLMELFVDGSGQ from the coding sequence ATGATCAGACTGCTCACACCCGCAGATGCCGCGCTCTATCGTGCGATCAGGCTGGAAGCGCTGTCGGCGCATCCCGAGGCTTTCGCCAGCACCTTCGCGCGCGAGCAGGATAAGCCCCTCGCCTGGTTCGAGGAGCGCCTCACCACCTCGGACGTGTTCGGCGCGTTCATCGACGGCGAGATCGTTGGCGTGGCCGGCTTCCGCCGGCAGGATGGTCCTCAGACCCTGCACAAGGCCGATCTCTGGGGCATGTATGTGCGACATCAGGCAGGGCGAGCCGGCGTCGGCCGGCGCCTCGTCGACACGATCGTTGCTCATGCCGCAAAGCACGTCGAAAAGCTCCAGCTGAGCGTGATGAGCAAGAATGAGGCGGCGCTGCGCCTTTACAGGGCCGCCGGCTTCGTCGAATACAGCCGCGAGGTGAAGGCCTTCAAGCAGAATGGCCGGTATTTTGATGAAGTGCTGATGGAATTGTTCGTCGACGGAAGCGGTCAATGA
- a CDS encoding L,D-transpeptidase has protein sequence MFNLDTFKTYSRAVACSAVAVTAIAFAGPAKAAPVQLFPFFQPLPAMTAPQPLQPYQPYSAPTYQTAPSEDQDAVETPARFRRQTVSYATREAPGTIIIDTPNTYLYYVLGNGQAIRYGIGVGRDGFTWSGTQSVTKKAEWPDWTPPPEMIQRQPYLPRHMAGGPGNPLGARAMYLGGTVYRIHGTNAPETIGKHVSSGCIRLTNDDVTDLYSRVSVGTKVVVLPMTERRAELR, from the coding sequence ATGTTCAATCTGGACACGTTCAAGACGTATTCGCGCGCCGTTGCTTGCAGTGCAGTGGCCGTTACCGCAATCGCGTTCGCCGGCCCGGCCAAAGCCGCACCCGTGCAGCTCTTCCCGTTCTTCCAGCCACTGCCTGCGATGACCGCGCCGCAGCCGCTTCAGCCGTACCAGCCCTATTCTGCGCCGACCTATCAGACCGCTCCGTCCGAGGATCAGGATGCCGTCGAGACGCCGGCCCGCTTCCGCCGCCAGACCGTTTCCTATGCCACGCGCGAAGCGCCAGGCACGATCATCATCGATACGCCCAACACTTATCTCTACTACGTGCTCGGTAACGGCCAGGCGATCCGCTACGGCATCGGCGTCGGCCGCGACGGCTTCACCTGGTCCGGCACCCAGTCGGTGACCAAGAAGGCCGAGTGGCCGGACTGGACCCCGCCGCCGGAAATGATCCAGCGCCAGCCCTATCTGCCGCGCCACATGGCCGGCGGCCCCGGCAACCCGTTAGGGGCCCGCGCCATGTATCTCGGCGGCACCGTCTACCGCATCCACGGCACCAACGCCCCCGAAACCATCGGCAAGCACGTCTCCTCCGGCTGCATTCGCCTGACCAATGACGACGTCACCGACCTCTACTCCCGCGTCAGCGTCGGCACCAAGGTGGTCGTGCTGCCGATGACGGAGCGGCGCGCCGAGCTTCGGTAA
- a CDS encoding glycosyltransferase family 1 protein: MRVLIATDAWHPQVNGVVRTLTSLAAAAKALDVEIDFLTPDGFRSWPLPTYPGIRIALPSAKEIARRIEKAAPEALHIATEGPIGWAARAYCRRNRLAFTTSYTTRFPEYVSVRTGIPDAVGYAVLRHFHEAAAMTMVATPSLRQELSARGFKRLGFWGRGVNTELFHPDSPAELDLPRPIFMTMGRVAVEKNLEAFLSLDLPGTKVVVGDGPQKAALEKKYPDVAFLGEKKGADLTAHLAAADVFVFPSLTDTFGVVQLEALACGTPVAAFPVTGPKDVIADHPIGAIDDDLRAACLRALTMSRETCRNFALERSWENSARQFVGNLTSLQPSRILRASPRMARWPVRG; this comes from the coding sequence ATGCGGGTATTAATCGCGACCGACGCCTGGCATCCGCAGGTCAACGGTGTGGTCCGGACCCTGACCTCGCTGGCCGCCGCCGCCAAGGCCCTCGATGTCGAGATCGACTTCCTGACGCCTGACGGCTTCAGGTCGTGGCCGCTGCCGACCTATCCGGGCATTCGCATTGCGCTGCCTTCGGCTAAGGAGATCGCACGGCGGATCGAGAAGGCCGCCCCCGAAGCCCTGCATATCGCCACCGAAGGCCCGATCGGCTGGGCGGCGCGGGCCTATTGCCGCCGCAACCGCCTGGCCTTCACCACCTCCTATACGACGCGCTTCCCGGAATACGTCTCGGTACGAACAGGCATCCCCGATGCCGTCGGCTATGCGGTGCTGCGCCACTTCCACGAAGCCGCCGCCATGACCATGGTGGCGACGCCGTCGCTAAGGCAGGAGCTGTCGGCGCGCGGCTTCAAGCGGCTCGGCTTCTGGGGGCGCGGTGTCAACACCGAGCTGTTCCACCCAGATTCCCCCGCCGAACTGGATCTTCCGCGGCCGATCTTCATGACCATGGGCCGCGTCGCGGTGGAGAAGAATCTCGAGGCGTTCCTGTCGCTCGATCTGCCCGGCACCAAGGTCGTCGTCGGCGATGGTCCGCAGAAGGCGGCGCTCGAGAAGAAATATCCTGATGTCGCCTTCCTCGGCGAGAAGAAGGGCGCGGATCTTACCGCTCATCTCGCCGCCGCCGACGTCTTCGTGTTTCCGAGCCTCACCGATACGTTCGGCGTCGTGCAACTCGAAGCGCTCGCCTGCGGCACGCCGGTTGCGGCGTTTCCGGTGACGGGCCCGAAGGACGTCATCGCTGATCATCCGATCGGCGCGATCGACGATGATCTGCGCGCCGCCTGCCTGCGCGCGCTCACCATGTCGCGCGAGACCTGCCGCAACTTCGCGCTGGAGCGCTCCTGGGAGAACAGCGCGCGCCAGTTCGTCGGAAACCTCACGTCACTTCAGCCCAGCCGCATCCTTCGCGCTTCGCCTCGCATGGCGCGGTGGCCGGTGCGCGGTTGA
- a CDS encoding methyltransferase domain-containing protein, producing the protein MAKIMNLDGTQQLDLTRGSVEQAYDRWAPVYDLVFGGVFAKGRQAAIAATNKIGGRVLEVGVGTGISLPLYAPHLRIFGTDISDAMLDKARRRVREGNLKNVEGLAVMDAEKLEFPDNSFDVVMAQYVVTAVPNPEKALDEFARVLRPGGELIILTRVSADTGMRRFIEQKLQPVVRPLGFRTAEFAWSRYAKWLAGAKGMELAERRLIPPLGHFSLVRFRKVDIAKAA; encoded by the coding sequence ATGGCTAAGATCATGAACCTTGACGGCACCCAGCAGCTCGACCTCACCCGTGGCTCGGTCGAGCAGGCCTATGACCGCTGGGCGCCGGTCTACGATCTCGTGTTCGGCGGTGTGTTTGCCAAGGGCCGTCAGGCCGCGATCGCAGCCACCAACAAGATCGGTGGTCGCGTGCTCGAGGTTGGTGTCGGCACCGGCATCTCGCTGCCGCTCTATGCTCCGCATCTGCGCATCTTCGGCACCGACATTTCGGACGCGATGCTCGACAAGGCCCGCCGCCGCGTTCGCGAAGGCAACCTCAAGAACGTCGAGGGCCTCGCAGTGATGGATGCCGAGAAGCTCGAATTCCCCGACAATTCTTTCGACGTCGTGATGGCGCAATATGTCGTCACCGCTGTGCCAAACCCGGAGAAGGCGCTGGACGAATTCGCCCGCGTGCTGCGTCCGGGCGGCGAGCTGATCATCCTCACCCGCGTCAGCGCCGACACCGGCATGCGCCGCTTCATCGAGCAGAAGCTCCAGCCGGTGGTGCGTCCGCTCGGCTTCCGTACTGCCGAATTCGCCTGGTCGCGCTACGCCAAATGGCTCGCCGGCGCCAAGGGCATGGAGCTCGCCGAACGCCGCCTGATTCCGCCGCTTGGTCATTTCTCGCTGGTGCGCTTCCGCAAGGTCGACATCGCCAAGGCGGCGTAA
- a CDS encoding aminotransferase class III-fold pyridoxal phosphate-dependent enzyme, with the protein METTLPILSMSVAAAASAAAVLPKIKARVELSRAKHRSLAGHSKMSRRVAKLLPFYEFEGDKYFGCDGAPANVVMQRKDAFFRLARLYADRYPRGRAMTKEAAETISDLNFTESYRVPFQFSRLVREHLGTSTFMESSSGVTVTDVDGNTSYDLTGSYGVNIFGNDFYKECIEGSEKRAHALGPVLGPYHPVILENVQRLCQISGLDEVSFHMSGTEAVMQAVRLARYHTKRTHLVRFAGAYHGWWGDVQPGVGNPIAAHETYTLSEISEKTLHVLRTRKDIACVLVNPLQGLHPNVNAPGDSSLVDSSRGGNFDRVAYTEWLKKLREICTERGIVLIFDEVFVGFRLAAGGAQEYFGVKADMVTYGKSLAGGLPIGVVCGKRDLMRRFRDDRPADICFARGTFNSHPYVMTAMDEFLSRLASPNFRAIYDGLDTTWNGRVEKLNKMMTDAKLPVQFANFSSIWTVKYTIPSRYNWMLQYYLRAEGLALSWVGTGRLIFSLNYTDADFAEIADRFVRAAEKMKADGFWWHDGVLTNKQIKRQILKEMLAKRFGR; encoded by the coding sequence TCGATGTCCGTGGCCGCCGCAGCCTCCGCTGCCGCCGTCCTCCCGAAGATCAAGGCGCGGGTCGAATTGTCCCGCGCCAAGCACCGCTCGCTCGCCGGCCACTCCAAGATGTCGCGCCGGGTGGCAAAGCTGCTGCCGTTCTACGAGTTCGAGGGTGACAAATATTTCGGCTGCGACGGCGCGCCAGCCAATGTGGTGATGCAGCGCAAGGACGCCTTCTTTCGTCTGGCGCGCCTCTACGCCGATCGCTACCCCCGGGGTCGCGCGATGACGAAGGAGGCGGCGGAGACGATCTCCGACCTCAACTTCACCGAAAGCTACCGCGTGCCGTTCCAGTTCTCGCGTCTCGTCCGCGAGCATCTGGGCACCTCGACCTTCATGGAGTCCTCGAGCGGCGTCACTGTCACTGATGTCGACGGCAATACGTCGTACGATCTCACCGGCTCCTACGGCGTCAACATCTTCGGCAACGACTTCTACAAGGAATGCATCGAGGGCTCCGAGAAGCGCGCGCACGCACTCGGCCCGGTGCTCGGTCCCTACCACCCCGTCATCCTCGAGAACGTGCAGCGGCTTTGCCAGATCTCGGGCCTCGACGAAGTCTCGTTCCACATGTCCGGCACCGAAGCCGTGATGCAGGCGGTGCGCCTTGCGCGCTACCACACCAAGCGCACGCATCTGGTTCGTTTCGCCGGCGCCTATCACGGCTGGTGGGGCGACGTGCAGCCCGGCGTCGGCAACCCGATCGCCGCGCACGAGACCTACACCCTGTCCGAGATATCCGAGAAGACGCTGCACGTGCTGAGGACGCGCAAGGACATCGCCTGCGTGCTGGTCAATCCGCTGCAGGGCCTGCATCCGAACGTCAACGCGCCCGGCGATTCCTCGTTGGTCGATTCCTCGCGCGGCGGTAACTTCGATCGTGTCGCCTACACCGAATGGCTGAAGAAGCTGCGCGAGATATGCACCGAGCGCGGCATCGTGCTGATCTTCGACGAAGTCTTCGTCGGCTTCCGCCTCGCCGCCGGCGGCGCCCAGGAATATTTCGGCGTCAAGGCCGACATGGTCACCTACGGCAAGAGTCTCGCCGGCGGCCTGCCGATTGGTGTCGTCTGCGGCAAGCGCGACTTGATGCGCCGCTTCCGCGACGATCGTCCCGCCGACATCTGTTTCGCCCGCGGCACCTTCAACTCGCACCCCTACGTCATGACGGCGATGGACGAGTTCCTGAGCCGGCTCGCCAGCCCGAACTTCCGCGCCATCTATGACGGGCTGGATACGACCTGGAACGGCCGCGTCGAGAAGCTCAACAAGATGATGACCGACGCCAAGCTGCCCGTGCAGTTCGCCAACTTCTCGTCGATCTGGACGGTGAAATACACCATCCCGTCCCGCTACAATTGGATGCTGCAATACTACCTTCGCGCCGAGGGCCTGGCGCTGAGCTGGGTCGGCACCGGCCGGCTGATCTTTAGCCTCAACTACACCGACGCCGACTTCGCGGAGATCGCCGACCGCTTCGTCCGCGCCGCCGAGAAGATGAAGGCCGACGGCTTCTGGTGGCACGACGGCGTGCTCACCAACAAGCAGATCAAGCGGCAGATCCTGAAAGAGATGCTGGCCAAGCGTTTTGGGCGCTGA